A single genomic interval of Salinigranum halophilum harbors:
- a CDS encoding IS6 family transposase has product MPEIDRLSEHTEWIDLEFVERQRTPEFAIQVGIQLHLAGLSLSNTKQYLERLGVKRSRTAIHDWVQKADLQPDSDVSPNQIAVDETVIRVNGQRHWLYAAVDPDTNKFLHMRLFQTCTTQLTVLFLRELREKQQLTDVTFLIDAAAHLKAALNRLGLRFRVNRHGNRNSVERIFREIKRRTSSFSNTFSNTRLPTAESWLNA; this is encoded by the coding sequence ATGCCCGAAATCGACCGCCTCAGCGAACATACCGAATGGATTGACTTGGAATTTGTGGAGCGACAGCGGACACCCGAGTTCGCGATTCAAGTGGGTATTCAACTCCATCTTGCAGGATTGTCGCTCTCGAATACCAAACAGTATCTTGAGAGGTTGGGTGTCAAGCGAAGTCGAACCGCCATTCACGACTGGGTGCAGAAAGCCGATCTACAGCCCGACAGCGATGTGAGTCCGAATCAAATCGCGGTTGACGAAACCGTGATTCGCGTCAACGGCCAGCGCCACTGGCTGTACGCTGCGGTCGACCCCGACACGAACAAATTCCTCCACATGCGGCTGTTTCAGACGTGTACAACGCAACTCACCGTGCTGTTTCTCCGTGAGCTTCGCGAGAAACAGCAGCTCACCGACGTCACATTCTTGATCGATGCTGCGGCTCATTTGAAAGCCGCGCTCAACCGACTCGGCCTCCGATTTCGTGTGAACCGCCATGGAAATCGCAACAGCGTCGAACGTATCTTTCGTGAGATAAAACGACGAACTTCTTCGTTCTCAAATACGTTCTCAAACACACGACTGCCGACCGCGGAGTCGTGGCTCAACGCCTT